The following are encoded together in the Drosophila takahashii strain IR98-3 E-12201 chromosome X, DtakHiC1v2, whole genome shotgun sequence genome:
- the LOC108068044 gene encoding YLP motif-containing protein 1 isoform X2, translating into MWGHWQTATGAVAPMGMGMGMGMGMAMPMGMGMGAPPPQPSVPPPLPDAPPPPPPADGGGAAAGGAPGAATQLTDSSSATPSASTFNPYASGGQAAEGGEAAGGNPYKQYTAAQYAAMTPEQQYALQHHWHQWQTYQAEYAKWHAQYGEQYKREMAAAAAVAATGGVQGVQGVPAPVAAAPSPAAAPVAAPVAAPPGPQAYPVAQNYYQAAPAASPSAPSAVSTTTPNSGPPLPGKIMAQPQMYNQPPPPPPQKSNYNQQNQSSNDLWSQPPPSNRYGGQNNQMNYNSNNAGPSDNQGSGGGFPNLQQPPPSLQRPPPQQENQWGNNNQQRGNNNSNNRNSWESSGPSTDNSGQQNRWDGPPPQNEMNNRWNGPPQGNQNNSNNNTNNNNDNNNRRWDGSSNQTQSGGDRDQQSRWMSGPPPGEQNRWMSGPPPSLSDQDQQDNQQQNNNNQQQNPRQNRWQSNSNNNSNSDMGNNSKQNNFQNNRKSWLSAEERGGGNPSQNPFNKNSQSSDFDQDQSSGNNNNNFGQQRGNFGGYNNQGNSYNNQDQGGGGGNNFGGNQGTRGRDNFGNSNNNFNNNRRQSNRWDTNRNQNQNQGYSDSGGNNDSGGGNYNQNRGNFNQRNAPFQQQQNQSQNQNTNQNQNRQQQQQQTPDLDEASFDRLFDQWEQQFEDWKRANANHPDRDEYRRYEEEFEKQRRRIAERREQMRRRRQQQMGSGSASGSSTDLPKEVGASQTEEQEDDGNFSDQEQGSKSNFSAPAFRGNNQGRQSQYQPASQQELKEKQPVNPTKTPQKVITPAPPVAPPMAPVHPASLPPPSEVPGPPAPPVAPPQPPTASNLGKRRQTANPAPTPTPAKQVKQEEEPIFTISLDDDDDTDEDELPAAAAAAETPMGSIFKKSDGIPGLDLVEAEQGESTEAPVAANKNESLSNVLKDPNFLNNLTQAVANVQEREQRDRQQQQQQQGQDAPPDQERGKDGRPLSFAEWQRKKNGGNDNKSQDSRDSMSPSVAEKPEAGGPGGNTNPNPRSRPNSGPGHGPPNDGPPRFDNFGPNQVPGGNFMDFEGPNGPGPGFGPPGRNFGPRGPNFGPGPGNNFGPGPFGPGGPHFGPGPGPNFRNNGPNFNPNFGPNFGPGGPRNFGPRGGPFGGPRRDDFGGPPFGGPNFGPGGPGGPNQRGFNGPGGPGGPAPNSDNPFRRQGGPPGPNFGDDDLGAGPPRGPRNFPNRNSFGNAGGPGNNQNNNRNKNWNDGPEQQQQQFPNNNNNSHPNEPIYRPMKVFDYSNNPPAAKVIDYGHKSGDGNPIDGPSGGSAVPADRMPDFRPVKTFEYGHSSNRMGMPGVMGMGMGGGPNQGMTGGPGGPGGPGGPGGAPNSKRKNKKKNKQQKREERIQFHQNRQLQSIAVDECTSSNPGQDEQQQQQQQQAQDEFQDQGDECPSNNEPNDLEDISDGEDNLTPLDCDDDDNEALPPPPSMSRWNQGNAPEQFNQNPFNPFPARQFGGGIDGSAPPPPTMSLFPSAANANEKVPNPVTSTHLEMSVPTSENRNTISVDEVLMNPGRQTRPKRICIILRGPPGCGKSHVARLIKEKELEMGGANPRILSIDDYFIIENDYVEKCPKTGKKIPKKEILYEYDDSMEETYMQYLIKSFKKTLSDNLYDFIIVDCNNNSLRTLNEFYCHAKDSNFVPYIVDLHCDLETCLGRNSHQRTEDEIRVVLDNWCNTPLQYIKLDVSTLLENVVEMEDVEDMATDDNACADDGETAGAAAASEDAAVEETDDSNSADASNDCGFLKSKWECDTTEDNLARLDGTKRLMQNRRTASMADYLQLEDWEPPRTSANGKKRVRWADIEEKRSQEKMRAIGFVVGQTDWNRMMDPNAGSRALNKTKYIERIKRR; encoded by the exons ATGTGGGGCCATTGGCAGACGGCCACCGGCGCAGTGGCTCCGATGGGAATGGGCATGGGCATGGGCATGGGCATGGCCATGCCAATGGGGATGGGAATGGGTGCTCCGCCGCCGCAGCCTTCGGTGCCGCCGCCCCTGCCCGACGCCCCGCCCCCGCCGCCGCCAGCGGATGGAgggggagcagcagcaggaggagctcCTGGAGCAGCTACTCAACTCACCGATAGCAGCAGCGCTACCCCTTCCGCTTCCACTTTCAACCCCTATGCCAGCGGCGGCCAGGCGGCGGAGGGGGGCGAGGCGGCCGGGGGCAACCCCTATAAGCAGTACACGGCCGCCCAGTATGCGGCGATGACCCCGGAGCAGCAGTACGCCCTGCAGCACCACTGGCACCAGTGGCAGACCTACCAGGCGGAGTACGCCAAGTGGCATGCCCAGTACGGCGAGCAG TACAAGCGTGAAAtggccgctgccgccgccgtggCCGCCACTGGAGGAGTTCAGGGCGTCCAGGGAGTTCCTGCTCCCGTGGCGGCGGCTCCCTCGCCCGCCGCTGCTCCCGTAGCCGCTCCCGTGGCTGCTCCACCGGGTCCACAGGCCTATCCCGTGGCCCAGAATTACTACCAGGCTGCCCCGGCTGCCTCGCCATCCGCTCCATCGGCTGTTTCCACCACCACTCCCAATTCCGGGCCACCGCTGCCCGGTAAGATCATGGCCCAGCCGCAGATGTACAaccagccgccgccgccgccaccgcaaAAGAGCAACTACAATCAGCAGAATCAGAGCAGCAATGACTTGTGGTCGCAGCCGCCGCCTTCTAACCGATATGGCGGTCAAAACAACCAGATGAACTACAATAGCAACAATGCTGGACCATCGGACAACCAGGGAAGCGGAGGAGGATTTCCCAATCTCCAGCAGCCGCCGCCTTCGCTGCAGCGTCCGCCGCCGCAGCAGGAGAACCAGTggggcaacaacaaccaacaacgcggcaacaacaacagcaacaatcgTAACTCCTGGGAGTCCAGTGGGCCATCAACCGATAATTCTGGGCAGCAAAATCGCTGGGATGGACCTCCCCcgcaaaatgaaatgaataatCGCTGGAATGGACCGCCGCAGGGCAAccaaaacaacagcaacaacaacacgaacaacaacaacgacaacaacaatcgCCGCTGGGATGGCAGCTCGAATCAAACGCAGTCTGGCGGGGATCGGGATCAACAGAGCCGCTGGATGAGCGGCCCGCCGCCTGGCGAACAGAACCGCTGGATGAGCGGACCACCGCCTAGCTTGAGCGACCAGGATCAGCAGGATAATCagcagcagaacaacaacaaccagcaGCAGAATCCCCGCCAGAATCGCTGgcagagcaacagcaacaacaacagtaatTCCGATATGGGAAATAACAGCAAGCAGAacaatttccaaaataatcGAAAGAGCTGGTTGTCAGCAGAGGAGCGAGGAGGGGGCAATCCCAGCCAGAATCCATTTAACAAGAACTCCCAGTCATCTGATTTCGATCAAGATCAATCCTccggcaataacaacaacaactttgGCCAGCAAAGAGGCAACTTTGGCGGTTATAACAACCAGGGGAATAGTTATAACAACCAGgatcaaggaggaggaggaggaaacaACTTTGGAGGCAACCAGGGAACCCGAGGAAGAGACAACTTTGGCAATAGCAATAATAACTTCAACAACAATCGCCGCCAGAGCAATCGCTGGGATACGAATCGCAATCAGAATCAAAATCAGGGATATTCTGATTCCGGAGGCAACAATGATTCTGGCGGAGGGAACTACAACCAAAATCGTGGCAATTTCAACCAGCGGAATGCGCCAttccaacagcagcagaatcaGTCGCAAAATCAGAATACCAATCAAAATCAGaaccgccagcagcagcagcagcaaactcCCGACTTGGACGAGGCCAGCTTTGACCGCCTGTTCGACCAGTGGGAGCAGCAGTTCGAGGACTGGAAGCGGGCCAATGCCAATCATCCGGATCGCGACGAGTATCGCCGCTACGAGGAGGAGTTCGAGAAGCAGCGCCGTCGCATTGCGGAGCGCAGGGAGCAGATGCGTCGTCGTCGGCAGCAGCAAATGGGATCGGGATCAGCTTCTGGATCTTCTACAGATCTACCCAAAGAAGTGGGAGCTTCGCAAACCGAAGAGCAGGAGGATGATGGCAATTTCAGTGATCAGGAACAGGGATCGAAGTCCAATTTCAGTGCTCCCGCCTTCCGTGGCAACAACCAGGGAAGGCAGAGCCAATACCAACCAGCCAGCCAGCAGGAGTTAAAGGAAAAGCAGCCAGTCAACCCGACTAAAACTCCCCAGAAGGTGATAACACCTGCTCCACCGGTGGCGCCACCAATGGCTCCCGTTCATCCGGCTTCCCTGCCGCCGCCAAGCGAAGTTCCGGGTCCGCCTGCTCCGCCGGTGGCTCCTCCTCAGCCTCCGACCGCCAGCAATCTCGGAAAGCGTCGGCAAACGGCCAATCCCGCACCCACTCCCACGCCCGCCAAGCAGGtgaagcaggaggaggagcccaTCTTCACGATTTCcctcgacgacgacgacgatacGGACGAGGATGAGCtgcccgccgccgccgccgctgccgagACGCCCATGGGCAGCATTTTCAAGAAGAGCGATGGCATTCCGGGCCTGGATTTGGTGGAGGCGGAGCAGGGAGAATCTACCGAAGCTCCAGTCGCTGCCAACAAGAATGAATCCCTGAGCAACGTCCTAAAAGACCCGAATTTCCTCAACAATCTCACCCAGGCTGTGGCCAATGTCCAGGAGCGCGAGCAGCGCgatcgccagcagcagcagcagcagcagggacAGGATGCTCCTCCGGATCAGGAGAGGGGCAAAGATGGACGCCCACTGTCCTTTGCCGAGTGGCAGCGCAAGAAGAACGGCGGGAATGACAACAAATCGCAGGATTCCCGCGATTCAATGAGTCCCAGTGTGGCGGAGAAGCCGGAGGCAGGCGGACCAGGTGGTAATACCAATCCGAATCCTCGTTCTCGTCCAAATTCGGGACCAGGTCATGGACCCCCCAACGATGGACCCCCTCGCTTTGACAACTTTGGACCGAACCAAGTGCCCGGCGGCAATTTCATGGACTTTGAGGGACCCAATGGTCCTGGTCCTGGTTTTGGTCCGCCCGGGCGGAACTTTGGGCCACGTGGACCCAACTTTGGTCCCGGTCCGGGTAACAACTTTGGACCCGGACCCTTTGGACCCGGAGGACCGCATTTTGGACCCGGTCCCGGGCCGAATTTCCGCAACAATGGCCCCAATTTTAATCCCAACTTTGGACCGAACTTTGGACCCGGAGGTCCTCGCAACTTTGGACCACGTGGCGGTCCCTTTGGCGGTCCGCGACGCGATGACTTTGGTGGCCCGCCTTTCGGGGGACCCaactttggaccaggaggacCTGGAGGACCCAACCAGCGGGGATTCAACGGACCAGGAGGACCAGGAGGACCCGCACCCAACAGTGATAATCCCTTCCGCCGGCAGGGCGGACCACCGGGTCCCAATTTTGGCGACGATGATCTGGGCGCTGGGCCACCAAGAGGACCCAGGAATTTCCCCAACCGCAACAGCTTCGGAAATGCAGGAGGACCGGGAAATAACCAAAACAACAATCGGAACAAAAACTGGAATGATGG GccggagcaacagcagcaacaattccccaacaacaacaacaatagccaCCCAAACGAGCCCATCTATCGACCGATGAAGGTGTTCGACTATTCCAATAACCCACCTGCCGCCAAGGTGATCGATTATGGCCACAAGTCGGGCGACGGAAACCCCATCGATGGGCCTTCCGGCGGAAGTGCAGTGCCCGCCGATAGGATGCCGGATTTCAGACCCGTGAAGACCTTCGAGTATGGCCACTCCTCGAATCGCATGGGAATGCCAGGAgtaatgggaatgggaatgggaggAGGTCCAAATCAAGGAATGACAGGTGGACCAGGAGGACCGGGAGGACCAGGAGGACCGGGAGGAGCTCCTAATAGCAAGCGAAAGAATAAGAAAAAGAACAAACAGCAAAAAAGGGAGGAGCGCATTCAGTTCCATCAAAACCGACAGTTGCAATCGATTGCGGTTGACGAGTGCACCTCGTCGAATCCCGGACAGGATGAG caacagcagcagcagcagcaacaggcacaGGATGAGTTCCAGGATCAGGGCGATGAGTGCCCATCAAATAATGAGCCCAATGATCTCGAGGATATTTCCGATGGAGAGGA CAATCTAACGCCACTGGATTGCGATGATGATGACAACGAAgctctgccgccgccgccctcAATGAGCCGCTGGAATCAGGGAAATGCCCCCGAGCAGTTCAATCAAAATCCCTTCAATCCATTTCCCGCCCGTCAATTTGGCGGCGGAATTGATGGATCGGCTCCGCCGCCGCCAACCATGTCACTTTTTCCCTCGGCCGCCAATGCGAATGAAAAAGTACCCAATCCGGTGACGTCCACGCATCTGGAGATGTCGGTGCCGACCAGCGAGAATCGCAATACCATCTCCGTGGACGAGGTGCTTATGAATCCCGGCCGCCAGACGCGTCCCAAGCGCATCTGCATCATTTTGCGCGGTCCTCCCGGCTGCGGCAAGTCGCATGTGGCGCGTCTCATCAAGGAAAAGGAGCTGGAAATGGGCGGTGCCAATCCACGGATCCTGTCCATCGATGACTACTTCATCATCGAGAACGACTACGTGGAGAAGTGTCCCAAGACGGGCAAGAAG ATACCCAAGAAGGAGATACTGTACGAGTACGACGACAGCATGGAGGAGACCTACATGCAGTATCTAATCAAGTCCTTCAAGAAGACGCTCAGTGATAATCTGTACGATTTTATAATTGTGGACTGCAACAACAACTCGCTGCGCACACTGAATGAATTTTATTGCCACGCCAAAGACTCGAACTTTGTG CCCTACATAGTGGATCTGCACTGCGATCTGGAGACATGCCTCGGCAGAAACTCGCATCAGCGCACCGAGGACGAGATCCGCGTGGTGCTGGACAACTGGTGCAACACGCCGCTGCAGTACATCAAGCTGGACGTGAGCACGCTGCTCGAGAACGTCGTCGAGATGGAGGATGTGGAGGATATGGCTACG GACGATAATGCATGCGCCGACGATGGGGAGACCgcgggagcagcagcagcatccgaGGATGCGGCTGTCGAGGAGACGGACGACAGCAATAGCGCCGACGCCTCCAACGAT TGCGGCTTCCTGAAAAGCAAATGGGAATGTGACACCACCGAGGACAATCTGG CCCGCTTGGATGGCACCAAGCGTCTAATGCAGAACCGCCGGACCGCCAGCATGGCCGACTATCTGCAGCTGGAGGATTGGGAACCACCCAGGACCTCAGCCAATGGAAAGAAGCGC GTTCGCTGGGCGGATATCGAGGAGAAGCGCTCGCAGGAGAAGATGCGAGCCATCGGCTTTGTGGTGGGTCAGACCGACTGGAACCGCATGATGGACCCCAATGCGGGAAGTCGGGCCCTGAATAAAACCAAGTACATCGAGCGCATCAAGCGTCGCTAG